From one Chryseobacterium sp. 3008163 genomic stretch:
- a CDS encoding DUF6576 domain-containing protein, whose product MSEYLILGIILVAVLWYFNRDLIKNRFYPDKPKNLTIDQQFNSDKREREKEIDRLLSKMGKNGINDLSAKDRKRLDELSKH is encoded by the coding sequence ATGAGTGAATATTTGATTTTAGGAATTATCCTTGTGGCAGTTTTATGGTATTTTAATCGAGATCTGATCAAAAATAGATTCTATCCCGACAAACCTAAAAATCTGACCATCGATCAACAGTTCAATTCAGATAAGCGAGAAAGGGAAAAGGAAATCGACAGACTTCTCAGTAAAATGGGCAAGAACGGAATCAACGACCTGTCTGCAAAAGACAGAAAAAGATTAGACGAAC